The proteins below come from a single Halomonas binhaiensis genomic window:
- the prpC gene encoding bifunctional 2-methylcitrate synthase/citrate synthase produces the protein MVDKPLGGAGLRGQSAGSTALCTVGKTGSGLTYRGYDIAELAEKAHFEEVAFLLLKGKLPNQAELDAYISKLKGLRGLPSALKTVLEQIPADAHPMDVMRTGASMLGNLETEQSFDQQSDVADRLLAVLPSIICYWYRFSHDGVRIDTETDDESIGGHFLHMLRDEPASQLHARVMNVSLILYAEHEFNASTFTARVCASTLSDMHSCVTGAIGSLRGPLHGGANEAAMDMIQDWKSAEEAEREILGMLERKEKIMGFGHAIYRESDPRNAIIKQWSEKLAEDVGDNTLYPVSERVEAVMWREKKLFCNADFFHASAYHFMDIPTKLFTPIFVCSRVTGWCAHVFEQRENNRIIRPSADYTGPEHSEWVPIEQRR, from the coding sequence ATGGTTGATAAACCCCTGGGAGGTGCAGGTCTACGTGGTCAGAGTGCCGGATCCACAGCCTTGTGTACGGTCGGCAAGACTGGCTCCGGGTTGACCTATAGAGGCTATGATATCGCCGAACTGGCCGAGAAAGCGCATTTCGAGGAAGTCGCTTTTCTGCTGCTCAAGGGTAAATTGCCGAACCAGGCAGAGCTGGATGCCTATATCAGCAAGCTCAAGGGATTACGTGGCTTGCCTTCGGCACTGAAGACGGTTCTTGAGCAGATTCCTGCTGACGCTCACCCCATGGATGTCATGCGCACAGGCGCTTCCATGCTCGGCAACCTGGAAACTGAACAAAGCTTCGACCAGCAGTCGGATGTCGCTGACCGCTTGCTGGCAGTACTGCCGTCGATCATCTGTTACTGGTACCGCTTCAGCCATGATGGCGTGCGCATCGATACCGAGACGGATGATGAGTCCATCGGTGGCCACTTCCTGCATATGCTGCGCGATGAACCGGCTTCCCAGCTGCACGCGCGAGTGATGAATGTCTCGTTGATCCTGTATGCCGAGCACGAGTTCAATGCCTCGACTTTCACGGCTCGTGTCTGTGCTTCGACGCTGTCTGACATGCACTCATGCGTCACCGGGGCCATCGGCTCCTTGCGTGGCCCATTGCATGGTGGTGCCAACGAAGCCGCCATGGACATGATTCAGGACTGGAAGTCGGCGGAAGAAGCGGAGCGTGAAATTCTCGGCATGCTCGAGCGCAAGGAAAAGATCATGGGCTTTGGCCATGCCATCTACCGTGAATCCGATCCGCGTAATGCCATCATCAAGCAATGGTCGGAGAAGCTGGCCGAAGATGTGGGTGATAACACGCTCTACCCTGTTTCTGAGCGTGTCGAGGCCGTGATGTGGCGTGAGAAGAAGCTGTTCTGCAATGCTGACTTCTTCCATGCCAGTGCTTACCACTTCATGGATATTCCGACCAAGCTGTTTACCCCTATCTTTGTCTGCTCTCGGGTGACAGGCTGGTGTGCCCACGTGTTCGAACAGCGCGAGAATAATCGCATCATTCGTCCCAGTGCCGACTACACAGGCCCCGAGCACAGCGAGTGGGTGCCAATAGAGCAACGCCGCTAG
- the cysB gene encoding HTH-type transcriptional regulator CysB, giving the protein MKLQQLRYIWEVSRHNLNVSATAQSLFTSQPGISKQIRLLEDELGVEIFARSGKHLTRVTPAGEAIIELAGQVLRLTSNIKDVAQEHSDERRGSLSIATTHTQARYCLPQVIHTFTQRYPDVALHMQQGTPKQIAQMVSDGQADFAIATESLELFNDLILLPCYRWNRCVLVPRDHPLAQSSRLTLEELAKYPIVTYVFGFTGRSQLDDAFRAQALTPNVVLTAADADVIKTYVRLGMGVGIVAHMAVDENVDTDLVALDASHLFESSTTKIGIRRGTFMRGYMYDFLEGFASHLDRDVVDAALAAGPRHEHTLFDGVELPIR; this is encoded by the coding sequence ATGAAATTACAGCAGCTGCGCTATATCTGGGAAGTCTCGCGTCACAATCTCAATGTGTCAGCCACTGCTCAGAGCCTGTTCACTTCTCAGCCTGGTATTTCCAAACAGATCCGGCTGCTGGAGGATGAACTGGGCGTCGAGATTTTTGCGCGCAGTGGTAAACACCTGACTCGAGTGACACCCGCGGGAGAGGCTATCATTGAACTGGCTGGCCAGGTTCTGCGCCTGACTTCCAACATCAAGGATGTTGCTCAGGAGCACAGCGATGAGCGCCGCGGCAGCCTATCCATTGCGACGACGCATACCCAGGCGCGCTATTGCCTGCCGCAGGTGATTCATACCTTTACTCAGCGTTATCCAGATGTAGCGCTGCACATGCAGCAGGGCACGCCCAAGCAGATCGCCCAGATGGTCAGTGATGGTCAAGCGGACTTCGCCATTGCCACGGAATCTCTGGAGTTGTTCAACGACCTGATCCTGTTGCCTTGCTATCGCTGGAACCGTTGTGTGCTGGTGCCACGAGACCATCCTTTGGCACAGTCTTCCCGATTGACGCTGGAAGAGCTGGCCAAGTATCCCATCGTCACTTATGTATTCGGCTTCACCGGCCGTTCTCAACTGGATGATGCCTTCCGCGCACAGGCATTGACCCCGAATGTTGTGCTGACAGCGGCTGATGCAGATGTCATCAAGACGTATGTACGTCTTGGCATGGGGGTCGGGATCGTCGCCCATATGGCCGTGGATGAAAACGTGGATACGGACCTGGTCGCTTTGGATGCCAGCCATCTATTCGAGAGTTCCACGACCAAGATCGGCATTCGTCGCGGAACCTTCATGCGCGGCTACATGTATGATTTCCTGGAAGGCTTTGCCAGCCACCTGGATCGCGACGTCGTGGATGCGGCGCTCGCCGCAGGCCCGCGCCATGAACATACGCTGTTTGATGGTGTGGAGTTGCCCATACGCTGA
- the serS gene encoding serine--tRNA ligase, whose amino-acid sequence MLDPKLLRSDLEAVAQRLATRGYTLDIERLSSLESRRRELQADTERLQNERNTRSKSIGQAKAKGEDIQPLLDEVSDLGDRLGAAKTALDEVQSEWDDIVAGIPNLPHHSVPQGKDEDDNVEVARWGEPNQFDFEVKDHVDLGAKNGDLDFELAAKLTGARFAVMRGPVARLHRALTQFMLDKQTLEHGYEECYVPYMVNRDSLFGTGQLPKFGEDLFRLDDERGFHLIPTAEVPLTNLMRGDIVEAKQLPLKLTAHTPCFRSEAGSHGRDTRGMIRQHQFDKVEMVQLVDPAVSYEALEEMRGHAEAILQALELPYRVVTLCTGDMGFSATKTYDLEVWLPSQNTYREISSVSNCEDFQARRMQTRFRAAGEKKPQLLHTLNGSGLAVGRCLIAVMENHQNEDGSINVPTVLRPYMGGVDRIN is encoded by the coding sequence ATGCTCGACCCAAAACTGCTGCGCAGCGACCTTGAAGCCGTCGCTCAACGATTGGCCACCCGTGGTTACACGCTGGATATCGAGCGGCTTTCCTCGCTGGAATCCCGCCGTCGCGAGCTGCAGGCCGACACCGAGCGCCTGCAAAATGAGCGTAATACCCGTTCCAAGTCCATTGGTCAGGCCAAGGCCAAGGGAGAAGACATCCAGCCGCTGCTTGATGAAGTCAGCGATCTGGGGGATCGCCTGGGAGCTGCCAAGACGGCACTAGACGAAGTTCAGTCCGAATGGGACGACATCGTGGCTGGCATTCCCAACCTGCCTCATCACAGCGTTCCTCAGGGCAAGGATGAGGACGATAACGTCGAGGTAGCGCGTTGGGGTGAGCCGAATCAGTTCGACTTCGAGGTCAAGGACCATGTTGACCTGGGTGCCAAGAATGGCGATCTGGATTTCGAGCTGGCTGCCAAGCTTACCGGTGCTCGCTTCGCGGTAATGCGTGGACCAGTGGCTCGCCTGCATCGAGCCTTGACGCAGTTCATGCTCGACAAGCAGACCCTGGAGCATGGGTATGAAGAATGCTATGTGCCCTATATGGTCAATCGTGACTCCTTGTTCGGCACCGGGCAGTTACCCAAGTTTGGCGAGGATCTGTTCCGGCTCGATGACGAGCGTGGCTTCCACCTGATTCCTACCGCCGAAGTACCGCTGACCAATTTAATGCGTGGTGACATTGTCGAGGCCAAGCAACTGCCTCTCAAGCTCACTGCCCATACGCCATGCTTCCGTAGCGAGGCAGGATCCCATGGCCGGGATACGCGCGGCATGATTCGTCAGCACCAGTTCGACAAGGTTGAAATGGTGCAACTGGTCGACCCGGCTGTCAGCTATGAAGCTCTCGAAGAAATGCGTGGTCATGCCGAGGCTATTCTTCAGGCTCTGGAACTGCCTTATCGTGTGGTGACGCTGTGCACAGGCGACATGGGCTTCTCCGCAACCAAGACTTATGATCTGGAAGTATGGCTGCCAAGCCAGAACACTTATCGCGAGATATCTTCCGTTTCCAACTGCGAGGACTTCCAGGCCCGCCGCATGCAGACGCGTTTCCGTGCTGCAGGCGAGAAGAAACCACAACTGCTGCATACCTTGAATGGCTCGGGACTGGCTGTGGGCCGTTGCCTGATCGCAGTGATGGAAAACCACCAGAACGAGGATGGTTCGATCAACGTGCCGACAGTGCTACGTCCCTATATGGGCGGTGTTGATAGGATCAACTGA
- the trxA gene encoding thioredoxin, which translates to MANNVDVTTANFKQEVLESDSPVLLKFWAPWCGPCKVMAPVVDEVAEERDGSLKVVSINVDDAPEIAAEQGVRGVPTVMLFKSGTKVASLVGAQSKSQLNQFIDQNS; encoded by the coding sequence ATGGCCAACAACGTCGATGTCACCACTGCCAACTTCAAGCAGGAAGTACTGGAATCGGATTCTCCAGTTCTGCTGAAGTTCTGGGCCCCCTGGTGCGGCCCTTGCAAGGTGATGGCTCCGGTGGTCGACGAAGTCGCCGAGGAGCGCGATGGCTCTCTGAAGGTTGTCAGCATCAATGTTGACGATGCTCCGGAGATTGCCGCCGAGCAAGGCGTACGTGGTGTCCCCACCGTCATGCTGTTCAAGTCTGGCACCAAAGTCGCATCCCTGGTCGGTGCCCAGTCCAAATCCCAGTTGAACCAGTTCATTGACCAGAATTCCTGA
- a CDS encoding GntR family transcriptional regulator, which produces MTFYDSDTSVIPEVRTLAERVFHQLQDAIVRGELPPGSKITEPGLSKTYGISRGPLREAMRRLEAHRLIERVPHVGARVVKLSMKELMELFDVREALESMAARIAAENMTAAEIAGLREVLAVHEQQADLARGEAYYQREGDLDFHYRIVQGSHNRMLMALLCDDLYYLVRMYRTQFSASGSRPQRAFVEHHRIVDAIEAGDAELAELLMRRHVSASRENVMARYAASLEGRDEPSVVARSVSELSGTEQDRPELNEGQLNEDPLNENASN; this is translated from the coding sequence ATGACCTTCTATGACTCCGACACATCCGTGATACCCGAAGTCCGCACTCTGGCTGAGCGGGTCTTTCATCAGTTGCAGGATGCCATCGTACGTGGGGAGCTGCCTCCGGGTAGCAAGATCACTGAACCGGGTCTGTCCAAGACCTATGGTATTTCTCGTGGCCCCCTGCGTGAGGCAATGCGTCGGTTGGAGGCGCATCGCTTGATCGAGAGGGTTCCCCATGTAGGGGCGAGGGTGGTCAAGCTGTCGATGAAGGAACTGATGGAGCTGTTCGATGTGCGTGAAGCACTGGAGAGCATGGCGGCGCGTATTGCGGCAGAAAATATGACGGCTGCTGAAATTGCAGGCCTGCGTGAAGTGCTGGCAGTGCACGAACAGCAGGCTGACCTGGCTCGCGGCGAAGCTTACTATCAGCGCGAAGGTGATCTCGACTTTCACTACCGCATTGTTCAGGGAAGCCACAATCGCATGCTGATGGCGTTGCTGTGCGATGACCTCTATTACCTGGTGCGTATGTACCGGACTCAGTTCAGTGCCAGTGGCAGCCGCCCTCAAAGGGCTTTTGTCGAGCACCATCGTATCGTCGATGCCATAGAGGCTGGCGACGCGGAGTTGGCAGAGCTGCTGATGCGACGCCACGTCAGTGCTTCAAGGGAAAACGTGATGGCACGTTATGCCGCTTCCTTGGAAGGTCGTGATGAACCTAGCGTTGTTGCACGCAGCGTCTCGGAGCTGAGTGGAACTGAGCAGGACAGGCCCGAATTGAATGAGGGCCAGTTGAATGAAGATCCGTTGAATGAGAATGCATCGAACTGA
- the pabB gene encoding aminodeoxychorismate synthase component I: MTPVLDIYPVTYHDNPLEYFQALRQRPDAVLLDSGRPEAPGGRFDIMSSDPLDILEVAADGIATTRNGQVTSQHPFEAQQQLLEQLPALSADSPCRDCELPFVGGLIGYWGYELGRHLEPVGNKARAVTSLPLARIGLYDWALIQDHDQCKSWLVASAERRRQVEQWLGTKRPTGKFALTSEFSANLTQAEYQQRFEAVKRYIHAGDCYQINLAQRFSAHYEGDLWQAYQYLRQATPTPFAGFMAWERQSDRCQQAILSLSPERFIEACDGQVEARPIKGTRPRGSTPDEDRAMAETLTTSIKDRAENVMIVDLLRNDLGRVCRPGSVSVPQLCGLESYANVHHLVSVIRGQLIAGLSPLQLLEAAFPGGSITGAPKVRAMQIIDELEPDQRSAYCGSLGYIDVRGHMDTSIAIRTLVADAGQLHLWGGGGLVADSDANEEYAETLTKIRHLMDALISGPEQHCKQ, encoded by the coding sequence ATGACTCCAGTGTTAGATATCTATCCCGTCACCTATCACGACAATCCCCTCGAGTATTTCCAGGCGCTACGTCAGCGCCCTGATGCCGTATTGCTGGATAGCGGTCGTCCCGAGGCGCCTGGCGGACGCTTTGACATCATGTCCAGCGACCCCCTCGACATCCTTGAGGTGGCGGCCGATGGGATCGCAACTACACGCAATGGGCAGGTGACAAGCCAGCACCCTTTCGAGGCTCAACAGCAGCTACTCGAACAGCTTCCTGCCCTCTCCGCCGACAGCCCCTGCCGTGACTGCGAGCTTCCCTTTGTTGGTGGCTTGATCGGTTACTGGGGGTATGAACTGGGACGCCATCTGGAACCAGTGGGCAACAAGGCCAGAGCGGTTACCTCCTTGCCACTGGCTCGGATCGGCCTTTATGACTGGGCGCTGATACAGGACCATGACCAGTGCAAGAGCTGGCTGGTCGCAAGCGCAGAGAGACGCCGTCAGGTAGAACAGTGGCTAGGCACGAAACGTCCAACAGGCAAGTTTGCGTTGACTTCCGAATTCAGTGCCAATCTGACTCAGGCGGAATACCAGCAGCGCTTTGAAGCCGTGAAACGCTATATCCATGCCGGTGACTGCTACCAGATCAATCTTGCCCAACGCTTCAGCGCCCATTACGAAGGAGATCTCTGGCAAGCCTATCAATATCTTCGTCAAGCCACGCCAACTCCTTTCGCAGGCTTCATGGCCTGGGAAAGACAGTCGGACAGATGCCAACAGGCCATTCTTTCACTGTCTCCCGAACGCTTTATCGAGGCCTGTGACGGGCAGGTGGAAGCACGCCCCATAAAAGGCACTCGCCCTCGTGGCAGCACTCCTGATGAAGACCGTGCCATGGCAGAAACACTCACTACAAGCATCAAGGACCGTGCCGAGAACGTGATGATTGTGGACTTGCTGCGCAATGATCTGGGTCGAGTCTGTCGCCCAGGTAGTGTCTCTGTACCACAGCTATGCGGGCTCGAAAGCTATGCCAATGTGCACCACTTGGTGAGCGTGATTCGCGGCCAACTCATTGCTGGCCTCTCCCCACTCCAGCTCCTGGAAGCCGCTTTTCCCGGAGGCTCCATCACTGGAGCCCCCAAGGTTCGCGCCATGCAGATCATCGACGAACTTGAGCCTGATCAACGCAGTGCCTATTGCGGCAGCCTCGGCTATATCGATGTACGTGGCCACATGGATACCTCCATCGCCATTCGCACACTGGTGGCCGATGCTGGCCAATTGCACCTCTGGGGTGGCGGAGGCCTCGTGGCCGACTCCGATGCCAACGAAGAATATGCCGAGACACTGACCAAGATTCGCCATCTCATGGATGCCTTGATCAGCGGGCCTGAGCAGCATTGCAAGCAATAA
- a CDS encoding phosphoadenosine phosphosulfate reductase family protein, translating into MEQQLDIINRDLGQDPAALIRWSLEQGSRPIVTTNFRPFEAVILHMVASQRPDIPVVWMDHGYNTEATYRFADALVKRLNLNLISYLPLRTRAHREAVEGPTPGIDDPRHAAFTEEVKLEPFNRALRELAPDVWFTALRAEDTPERSRMQPVSRNGDGLLKVAPLLHWTARDLYQYLQTHDLPNEFDYFDPTKVEAKRECGLHLQH; encoded by the coding sequence ATGGAACAGCAACTCGACATTATCAATCGGGACCTGGGCCAAGATCCCGCCGCCCTGATTCGCTGGTCGCTCGAGCAAGGCAGCCGCCCCATTGTCACCACCAACTTCCGCCCGTTCGAAGCGGTCATCCTGCATATGGTGGCATCGCAGCGACCGGATATTCCTGTGGTGTGGATGGATCATGGCTACAACACAGAGGCGACCTATCGCTTTGCAGATGCTCTGGTCAAACGTCTCAACCTGAACCTGATCAGTTACCTGCCGCTGCGTACCCGGGCTCACCGCGAAGCCGTCGAGGGACCTACTCCGGGTATTGATGACCCACGTCACGCAGCCTTTACCGAAGAGGTCAAGCTGGAGCCCTTCAACCGGGCACTGCGTGAGCTGGCCCCGGATGTCTGGTTCACCGCACTTCGTGCCGAGGACACTCCAGAGCGCTCTCGCATGCAGCCAGTCTCGCGCAATGGCGATGGCTTGCTCAAGGTTGCTCCGCTGCTCCACTGGACAGCCCGTGACCTCTACCAGTATCTGCAGACGCATGACCTGCCCAATGAGTTCGACTACTTCGATCCCACCAAGGTCGAAGCCAAGCGCGAGTGCGGACTCCATCTGCAGCATTGA
- a CDS encoding SIMPL domain-containing protein has protein sequence MPQFHSRWLPSRRSLVPVALATALSPILFSTPVLANNQDAARYLDVQAQAQLEVAPDEATLNARLWELTPAIAQEDDSGDSGQALSDARQRLEKRAAALVTALEKAGLKRDAIRAGSLQVNQEVIQRPQRGGDTPAEPMVRTRLERPVTLSISDLSSLPVILDALTEAGVNSLDGVGYSLADSDAAKDEALGKALARARQKAELMAQSLNVELGDVISVSEAPMPGFQPKMMAMRAEAGGASSPAEYRPGTITIDAGVNVRWEIDQK, from the coding sequence ATGCCACAGTTTCATTCACGCTGGCTACCCTCCCGGCGCTCACTTGTACCAGTGGCCCTGGCCACTGCGCTGAGCCCCATTCTGTTCAGTACACCAGTACTGGCCAACAACCAGGATGCAGCTCGCTACCTGGACGTCCAGGCACAGGCTCAACTGGAAGTCGCACCCGATGAGGCCACGCTGAATGCCCGTCTATGGGAGCTAACTCCCGCCATCGCTCAAGAAGACGATAGCGGTGATTCAGGACAAGCTCTGTCAGATGCCCGTCAACGCCTTGAAAAGCGCGCCGCTGCGCTTGTCACTGCACTGGAAAAGGCTGGCTTGAAGCGCGACGCCATCCGGGCAGGTTCACTGCAGGTTAATCAGGAAGTCATCCAGCGCCCCCAACGGGGAGGTGACACTCCAGCAGAACCCATGGTGCGCACGCGTCTGGAACGGCCCGTCACGCTATCCATCAGCGACCTGTCCAGCTTGCCGGTTATCCTCGATGCCCTCACTGAGGCAGGCGTCAACTCTCTGGATGGTGTCGGCTATAGTCTGGCCGATAGCGATGCTGCCAAGGATGAAGCGTTAGGCAAGGCACTCGCGCGAGCAAGACAGAAAGCCGAGCTGATGGCTCAGAGCCTGAATGTCGAGCTAGGCGATGTAATCAGCGTCAGCGAGGCCCCCATGCCAGGATTCCAGCCGAAAATGATGGCCATGCGTGCCGAAGCAGGAGGAGCAAGCTCACCTGCTGAGTATCGCCCAGGTACCATCACGATCGATGCCGGGGTCAATGTGCGCTGGGAAATCGATCAGAAATGA
- the prpB gene encoding methylisocitrate lyase: protein MTIATPGARFRAALDANRPLSIVGTINAYTAMLAERAGHQAIYLSGGGVANASFGLPDLGMTTMNDVVEDAHRICGASDLPLLVDIDTGWGGAFNIARTVKEMQRAGVAAVHLEDQVAQKRCGHRPNKAIVSQQEMVDRVKAAADARIDPAFYLIARTDAFQKEGLDAAIERANACIEAGADAIFAEAVHSLDDYRAFCEQTNAPILANITEFGATPLFSQQELAEVGCRMVLYPLSAFRAMSAAALNVYQSIQQKGHQRDVVESMQTREELYDVLGYHAFEQKLDALFAEESEANTN from the coding sequence ATGACAATCGCTACCCCCGGCGCCCGTTTCCGCGCCGCATTGGATGCCAATCGGCCACTGTCTATCGTTGGTACCATCAATGCCTACACCGCCATGCTTGCTGAGCGTGCGGGCCATCAGGCGATCTATCTCTCCGGAGGTGGTGTGGCCAATGCTTCCTTTGGCTTGCCGGACCTGGGCATGACGACCATGAATGATGTGGTCGAGGATGCTCATCGTATCTGTGGTGCCAGTGACCTGCCGTTGCTGGTGGATATCGATACTGGCTGGGGCGGTGCTTTCAATATCGCTCGTACCGTGAAGGAGATGCAGCGGGCTGGCGTGGCAGCGGTTCACCTGGAGGACCAGGTGGCCCAGAAACGCTGCGGCCATCGTCCAAACAAGGCCATCGTATCCCAGCAGGAGATGGTGGACCGGGTAAAGGCGGCTGCAGATGCGCGTATCGACCCTGCTTTCTATCTGATTGCACGCACGGATGCTTTCCAGAAGGAAGGCCTGGATGCGGCCATTGAGCGTGCCAATGCCTGCATTGAAGCTGGCGCTGATGCCATCTTCGCAGAAGCCGTGCATTCATTGGATGACTACAGGGCCTTCTGTGAGCAGACCAATGCCCCGATTCTCGCCAACATCACAGAGTTCGGTGCCACTCCGCTGTTCTCTCAGCAGGAACTGGCTGAGGTAGGGTGCCGCATGGTGCTTTATCCATTGTCGGCTTTCCGTGCGATGAGTGCTGCAGCCCTCAATGTCTATCAAAGCATCCAGCAGAAAGGGCATCAACGTGATGTAGTCGAGTCGATGCAGACCCGGGAAGAACTATACGACGTGCTCGGCTATCACGCTTTTGAGCAGAAACTCGATGCATTGTTTGCCGAAGAAAGTGAAGCAAACACCAACTGA